The following are encoded in a window of Myxococcota bacterium genomic DNA:
- the uvrA gene encoding excinuclease ABC subunit UvrA, translated as MELDHVRIRGAREHNLRGIDVKIPKKQLVVLTGVSGSGKSSLAFDTLYAEGQRRYVESLSAYARQFLGQMEKPRYETIRGLSPTISIEQKTTGTNPRSTVGTITEISDYLRVLFARVGTQHCHQCGKPVRGQTAEQISRELATLPKGTRLVLMAPILVNRKGEHRELLAEVRRSGFVRLRVNGEMKLSEEVEALDKRRKHTVEAVVDRIVVKPDAFSRLTDSVETALRVGEGLLIANTDDGDRVFSEKMACADCGLSFPELTPQSFSFNSPQGMCVECNGLGTRTDIDLRLVIPDESLSLDEGAVKSWGPKVSEKVGWSSGFRAQIVSQLKIDFDRPFAKLPKKQREQLLYGTADRTYPVKWKGKSGGAGSFETTWEGIVPRLERRFKQASSERAKRWYAQFIGDAECSSCQGSRLRPESAAVRVGGGTIVDISSFTVDAARDFFGGLALKGSAKQIAAEVLKEIKSRLDFLAAVGLGYLSLDRAGPTLSGGEAQRIRLASQVGSELTGVIYILDEPSIGLHQRDNKRLLQTLLRMRDIGNTVVVVEHDEETIRAADHVIDFGPGAGVLGGKIVHAGTPKSLERHAKSLTGAYLSGRMEVAVPKERRAATGSLKIAGAHENNLRDVDVEFPLGVLTAVTGVSGAGKSTLVNDILYPALARELHQSTRRVGRYRALHGLDQIDKVIRIDQRPIGRTPRSNPVTYIKVFDEIRRLFTNLPESRLHGYKPGRFSFNVKGGRCEACEGDGVRKIEMHFLPDVYVRCEECQGKRFNEATLRVRYKGRSIADVLELTVREAAELFSAHKAICQPLELLMDVGLDYLHLGQPSPTLSGGEAQRIKLARELAKRATGRTLYLLDEPTTGLHFDDVRKLLDVLQRLVDAGNSIVVIEHNLDVIKAADWIIDVGPEGGPSGGEVVACGTPETVARTKGSSTGRYLVPLLRKKRAPRKKRS; from the coding sequence ATGGAACTCGATCACGTTCGGATTCGCGGCGCGCGGGAACACAACCTGCGCGGGATCGACGTCAAGATCCCGAAGAAGCAGTTGGTGGTGCTGACCGGCGTCTCGGGCTCCGGGAAGTCGTCGCTGGCCTTCGACACGCTCTACGCCGAGGGACAGCGACGCTACGTCGAGTCCCTCTCGGCGTATGCGCGGCAGTTCCTCGGTCAGATGGAGAAGCCGCGCTACGAGACCATCCGCGGCCTGTCTCCGACGATTTCGATCGAGCAGAAGACGACCGGGACCAACCCGCGCTCGACGGTCGGGACGATCACCGAGATCTCCGACTACCTGCGCGTGCTCTTCGCGCGCGTGGGAACCCAGCACTGCCACCAGTGCGGAAAGCCCGTACGCGGACAGACGGCTGAACAGATCAGCCGTGAGCTCGCGACCCTGCCCAAGGGCACGCGCCTCGTCCTGATGGCGCCCATCCTGGTGAACCGCAAGGGCGAGCACCGCGAGCTGTTGGCCGAGGTACGCCGCTCGGGCTTCGTCCGCCTGCGCGTCAACGGCGAGATGAAGCTCAGCGAAGAGGTCGAGGCCCTCGACAAGCGGCGGAAGCACACGGTCGAGGCCGTCGTCGATCGAATCGTCGTGAAGCCCGACGCGTTCTCGCGTCTCACGGATTCGGTGGAGACCGCGCTACGCGTGGGCGAGGGGCTGCTGATCGCGAACACGGACGACGGCGACCGCGTCTTCTCCGAGAAGATGGCCTGCGCCGACTGCGGCCTCTCGTTCCCCGAGCTGACGCCCCAGAGCTTCTCCTTCAACAGCCCCCAGGGCATGTGCGTCGAGTGCAACGGCCTCGGCACCCGCACCGACATCGACCTGCGACTCGTGATCCCCGACGAATCGCTCTCCCTCGACGAGGGTGCGGTGAAGTCGTGGGGTCCAAAGGTGTCGGAGAAGGTGGGCTGGAGCAGCGGCTTCCGGGCGCAGATCGTCTCGCAGCTGAAGATCGATTTCGATCGACCCTTCGCGAAGCTGCCGAAGAAGCAGCGCGAGCAGCTGCTCTACGGCACGGCCGACCGAACCTACCCGGTCAAGTGGAAGGGGAAGAGCGGCGGCGCCGGCTCCTTCGAGACCACCTGGGAGGGCATCGTCCCGCGCCTCGAGCGGCGCTTCAAACAAGCGAGCTCCGAGCGCGCGAAGCGTTGGTACGCCCAGTTCATCGGGGATGCGGAATGCTCGAGCTGCCAGGGGTCGCGGCTGCGCCCCGAGAGCGCGGCGGTTCGCGTGGGCGGCGGCACGATCGTGGACATCTCGTCGTTCACCGTCGACGCCGCGCGCGACTTCTTCGGCGGCCTCGCGCTGAAGGGCTCTGCGAAGCAGATCGCGGCCGAGGTCTTGAAGGAGATCAAGAGTCGGCTCGACTTCCTGGCGGCGGTGGGCCTCGGCTACCTGTCCCTCGACCGCGCCGGGCCGACCCTTTCGGGCGGTGAAGCCCAGCGCATCCGGCTCGCCAGTCAGGTCGGTTCGGAGCTCACCGGCGTCATCTACATCCTCGACGAACCGTCGATCGGGCTGCACCAGCGCGACAACAAGCGCCTCCTCCAAACCCTGCTGCGCATGCGCGACATCGGGAACACGGTCGTCGTCGTCGAGCACGACGAGGAGACGATCCGGGCGGCCGATCACGTCATCGACTTCGGTCCCGGAGCGGGCGTGCTGGGCGGAAAGATCGTCCATGCCGGCACGCCGAAGAGCCTCGAACGCCACGCGAAGTCGCTGACCGGCGCCTATCTCTCGGGCCGCATGGAAGTCGCGGTCCCCAAGGAGCGACGCGCTGCGACGGGCAGCCTGAAGATCGCCGGCGCCCACGAGAACAACCTTCGCGACGTCGACGTCGAGTTCCCGCTCGGCGTGCTGACCGCAGTCACGGGGGTTTCGGGCGCGGGGAAGTCGACCCTCGTCAACGACATCCTGTACCCGGCGCTGGCCCGCGAGCTCCATCAGTCCACCCGTCGCGTCGGTCGCTACCGGGCGCTGCACGGCCTCGATCAGATCGACAAGGTGATCCGGATCGACCAGCGCCCGATCGGACGCACGCCCCGCAGCAACCCGGTCACCTACATCAAGGTCTTCGACGAGATCCGCCGGCTGTTCACGAACCTCCCCGAGTCGCGGCTCCACGGCTACAAGCCCGGACGCTTCTCCTTCAACGTGAAGGGCGGTCGCTGCGAGGCCTGCGAAGGCGACGGCGTGCGCAAGATCGAGATGCACTTCCTGCCCGACGTCTACGTGCGGTGCGAGGAGTGCCAGGGGAAACGCTTCAACGAGGCGACCCTGCGGGTTCGCTACAAGGGGCGATCGATCGCGGACGTCCTCGAGCTGACGGTCCGCGAAGCCGCCGAGCTCTTCAGCGCGCACAAGGCCATCTGCCAACCCCTCGAGCTCCTGATGGACGTGGGTCTCGACTACCTGCACCTGGGACAGCCTTCGCCCACCCTCTCGGGCGGCGAGGCCCAGCGCATCAAGCTGGCCCGTGAGCTGGCGAAGCGCGCCACCGGGCGGACGCTCTACCTGCTCGACGAGCCGACGACCGGCCTGCACTTCGACGACGTCCGCAAGCTCCTGGACGTGCTGCAGCGCCTGGTCGACGCCGGGAACAGCATCGTCGTGATCGAGCACAACCTCGACGTCATCAAGGCCGCCGACTGGATCATCGACGTCGGACCCGAAGGCGGGCCGAGCGGCGGCGAGGTCGTTGCCTGCGGAACACCCGAGACCGTGGCGCGCACGAAGGGATCGAGTACGGGCCGCTATCTCGTCCCGCTTCTGCGCAAGAAGCGGGCCCCGCGAAAGAAGCGCTCGTGA
- a CDS encoding tyrosine-protein phosphatase has translation MAPPRRVEVAGCHNFRDLGGYPTESGGQLRWRQIFRADGLHALEAGGVATLRDEIQLGDIIDLRSTAELELDGRGPLQREAMRFHHLPLFDGPGSTERPPMASLADLYFGMIEFARGPLARVITTIARTDDPVVFHCAAGKDRTGVVSALLLALLGVRDEVIVVDYAATRDSLDAIVERLMSSEGYKDMWKELPPDTLHAEPETMRSFLEQIRAKYGSAADYVADIGVAPDDIARLRERVVEA, from the coding sequence ATGGCACCGCCCCGACGCGTCGAAGTGGCGGGATGCCACAACTTCCGGGATCTCGGCGGGTATCCGACCGAGTCGGGAGGCCAGCTGCGCTGGCGCCAGATCTTTCGCGCCGACGGCCTGCACGCACTCGAGGCGGGGGGCGTCGCCACACTGCGCGACGAGATCCAGCTCGGTGACATCATCGATCTGCGTTCGACCGCCGAGCTCGAGCTTGACGGTCGCGGTCCGCTGCAGCGCGAGGCCATGCGCTTTCATCACCTGCCGCTCTTCGACGGGCCCGGCTCCACCGAGCGCCCGCCGATGGCGAGTCTCGCCGATCTGTACTTCGGCATGATCGAGTTCGCGCGGGGGCCGCTCGCGCGCGTGATCACGACGATCGCGCGCACGGACGATCCGGTCGTCTTCCACTGCGCCGCGGGAAAGGATCGCACCGGGGTCGTCTCGGCGCTGCTCCTGGCCCTGCTCGGCGTGCGGGACGAGGTGATCGTGGTGGACTACGCCGCGACCCGCGATTCCCTCGATGCGATCGTCGAGCGCCTGATGTCGAGCGAAGGCTACAAGGACATGTGGAAGGAACTACCGCCGGACACGCTCCATGCCGAGCCCGAGACGATGCGCTCCTTCCTCGAGCAGATTCGCGCGAAGTACGGATCGGCCGCTGACTACGTGGCGGACATCGGCGTCGCTCCGGACGACATCGCGCGCCTGCGTGAGCGGGTGGTCGAAGCCTGA
- a CDS encoding LLM class flavin-dependent oxidoreductase: protein MAVRIGVGLAGFPFEGPADFWRWIELCEASDVDSFWQSDRLISRAPGLDSIATMGALAGGTSRLKFGMSVTVVSFRDPLVLAKECATIDYLSNGRLLPAFGVGTGGAPEWRALGISEKRRGARADEALTLLARLWSEESVDFEGEFYRYEGVTIAPRPVQQPLPLWIGGSSPAAIRRTARLGTGWLAGIQTPAEAAPVVAAIRDASAEAGRPVDAEHYGAGFPFRFGSQDDAAVQQTARGFQRFRPDFDLDAYLAVGDAATVLARIEEYRRAGMTKFVLRPVAEDAKDLLAQTERLVAEVLAAIHG from the coding sequence ATGGCGGTGCGTATCGGCGTTGGTCTCGCCGGGTTTCCCTTCGAAGGACCGGCGGACTTCTGGCGCTGGATCGAGTTGTGCGAAGCGTCGGACGTCGACTCGTTCTGGCAGAGCGATCGGCTGATCTCGCGGGCGCCGGGACTCGACTCGATCGCGACGATGGGCGCCCTCGCGGGCGGGACGTCGCGGCTCAAGTTCGGGATGAGCGTCACCGTCGTCAGCTTTCGCGACCCGCTCGTGCTCGCAAAGGAGTGCGCGACGATCGACTACCTCTCGAACGGGCGACTGCTCCCCGCGTTTGGTGTGGGGACCGGGGGGGCGCCGGAGTGGCGCGCCTTGGGTATCTCGGAGAAGCGTCGCGGGGCGCGGGCCGACGAGGCGCTCACGCTGTTGGCGCGCCTCTGGTCCGAGGAGTCGGTGGACTTCGAGGGCGAGTTCTATCGCTACGAGGGCGTGACCATCGCGCCGCGCCCGGTCCAGCAACCGCTGCCGCTGTGGATCGGCGGAAGCAGCCCGGCGGCGATTCGGCGCACGGCCCGCCTGGGCACCGGTTGGCTCGCGGGGATCCAGACGCCTGCCGAGGCGGCACCGGTGGTCGCGGCGATCCGGGATGCGTCGGCCGAAGCCGGTCGTCCCGTGGACGCGGAGCACTACGGTGCCGGTTTCCCCTTCCGCTTCGGAAGCCAGGACGATGCGGCGGTGCAGCAGACCGCGCGCGGGTTCCAGCGCTTCCGGCCCGACTTCGACCTGGATGCCTATCTCGCGGTCGGAGATGCGGCCACGGTTCTCGCACGGATCGAGGAATACCGTCGCGCCGGCATGACCAAGTTCGTGCTGCGACCGGTGGCCGAAGACGCGAAGGATCTCCTCGCCCAGACCGAGCGCCTGGTGGCGGAAGTGCTCGCGGCGATTCACGGCTGA
- a CDS encoding gamma-glutamyltransferase, whose amino-acid sequence MTTTRAPVRSFGGTVAAGHYLATQIGAQMLASGGNAADAACAMGAALWVLEPTQNGPGGEVPILVRDPREDRVVVISGQGPAPAAATIEHFEQLGLSLIPPDGLLSAAIPGALDAWCQLLERYGTRRLSEVFAPARALAERGFPMYPFLRVLLELIAPRFEREWPSSAAIYTPVPPIGGRQTNPAMAAWLKRLCDADRQASGREAGIRAARAVFYEGPDAEAIERFLTQPVKDASGEAHAGLLTAHDLATYTGACEEPAHLASRGSRVWKAGAWSQGPVFLQQLALLGATPLGDLSTADALHRWIEVAKLAFADRDACYGDPAFVKVPLDRLLSAEYAAERARRIDPKQASRELVPGMGRLPKGWPLGAAAPQAPVEPGALAASRGRTDTTMCVASDASGLVIAATPSGGWIPTSPVVPELGFPVGTRLQMAVLDPEHPNALAPGKRPRTTLSPSLAELPDGRWLAFGTPGGDQQDQWTSQFFLRVLDQIARGENDLQAAIDAPTVHSDHMPSSFYPRHAKPAAISAETRFADGVLEDLEGRGHDVLRAGPWAHGRVLAASHDPATGVQEAAASPRFAVADAIAVP is encoded by the coding sequence ATGACGACAACGCGCGCACCGGTGCGCAGCTTCGGGGGCACGGTCGCCGCCGGCCACTACCTCGCCACCCAGATCGGGGCCCAGATGCTCGCCTCGGGCGGCAACGCCGCCGACGCCGCCTGTGCCATGGGCGCGGCGCTCTGGGTATTGGAACCCACCCAGAACGGACCCGGCGGTGAAGTTCCGATCCTCGTGCGTGACCCGCGCGAGGACCGGGTGGTGGTGATCTCGGGCCAGGGTCCGGCCCCGGCGGCCGCGACGATCGAGCACTTCGAACAGCTCGGGCTGTCTCTGATCCCGCCCGACGGGCTGCTCTCCGCCGCCATCCCCGGCGCCCTCGACGCCTGGTGCCAGCTGCTCGAGCGCTATGGCACGCGTCGCCTCTCCGAGGTGTTCGCGCCCGCTCGTGCGCTCGCCGAGCGCGGCTTCCCGATGTACCCGTTCCTGCGTGTGCTGCTCGAGTTGATCGCGCCGCGCTTCGAACGCGAGTGGCCGAGCAGCGCCGCGATCTACACGCCCGTACCGCCGATCGGCGGTCGCCAGACCAACCCCGCGATGGCGGCGTGGCTCAAACGTCTCTGCGACGCAGACCGTCAGGCGTCGGGGCGCGAAGCGGGGATCCGCGCTGCACGCGCCGTCTTCTACGAGGGTCCCGACGCCGAGGCGATCGAGCGCTTCCTCACCCAGCCGGTGAAGGACGCCAGTGGCGAAGCCCATGCCGGCTTGCTCACCGCCCACGACCTCGCGACCTACACGGGAGCGTGTGAGGAACCCGCCCACCTCGCCTCCCGCGGGTCGCGTGTGTGGAAGGCGGGAGCCTGGAGTCAGGGGCCCGTGTTCCTCCAGCAGCTCGCGCTCCTGGGCGCCACGCCGCTCGGCGACCTGTCGACGGCCGATGCCCTGCATCGTTGGATCGAAGTCGCGAAGCTCGCCTTCGCCGACCGGGACGCCTGCTACGGCGATCCCGCGTTCGTGAAGGTGCCGCTCGACCGCCTGCTCTCGGCGGAGTACGCCGCCGAACGCGCGCGCCGCATCGACCCGAAGCAGGCCTCCCGCGAACTCGTGCCCGGCATGGGCCGCTTGCCGAAGGGCTGGCCGCTGGGCGCCGCCGCGCCCCAGGCACCGGTGGAGCCCGGTGCCCTCGCCGCTTCGCGCGGCCGCACGGATACGACGATGTGCGTCGCCTCCGACGCGTCCGGACTCGTCATCGCTGCGACCCCGAGTGGCGGCTGGATCCCCACGTCCCCCGTCGTCCCCGAACTCGGCTTCCCCGTCGGTACCCGGCTCCAGATGGCGGTGCTCGACCCCGAGCACCCGAATGCCCTCGCGCCGGGGAAGCGCCCCCGCACGACGCTCTCGCCTTCGCTCGCCGAGCTTCCCGATGGACGCTGGCTCGCGTTCGGAACGCCCGGCGGCGACCAGCAGGACCAGTGGACCTCCCAGTTCTTCCTGCGCGTCCTGGATCAGATCGCGCGCGGCGAGAACGACCTGCAAGCCGCGATCGACGCCCCGACCGTGCACTCGGACCACATGCCGAGCTCCTTCTACCCGCGCCACGCGAAGCCGGCCGCGATCTCTGCTGAAACGCGGTTCGCCGACGGTGTGCTGGAAGACCTGGAGGGGCGCGGCCACGACGTACTGCGAGCGGGTCCTTGGGCCCACGGGCGGGTGCTCGCCGCGAGCCACGACCCGGCGACGGGTGTGCAGGAAGCGGCGGCATCGCCCCGTTTCGCCGTCGCCGACGCGATCGCCGTCCCCTAG
- a CDS encoding alpha/beta hydrolase, with amino-acid sequence MPVDPQAQAVLDQFPPMPDDLSGIDAVAMREGMNQGALGDAEPEPVAKVIDRTIPGPAGEIPVRVYLPEGDGPFPGLVYFHGGGFVVGNLDTHDGVCRQLANGAGCAVVSVDYRLAPEHRFPAAPEDCYAATAWVAKEGAALGIDTSRLAVGGDSAGGNLTAATTLLARERGGPKLRFQLLVYPVTDCAFDTASYEENATGYFLTRSLMRWFWDQYLAEPAEAEQAIASPLRAQDVAGLPPGICITAGYDPLRDEGEAYAKRLVDAGVACPVSRYDGMIHGFFSMPFDASRQALQEAAKALREALA; translated from the coding sequence ATGCCCGTCGACCCCCAGGCCCAGGCCGTGCTCGATCAGTTCCCGCCGATGCCCGACGATCTCTCCGGGATCGATGCCGTCGCCATGCGCGAGGGGATGAACCAGGGCGCCCTCGGCGATGCCGAGCCCGAGCCCGTCGCAAAGGTGATCGATCGCACGATTCCCGGACCTGCCGGCGAGATTCCCGTTCGGGTCTATCTGCCCGAGGGCGACGGCCCGTTCCCCGGGCTCGTCTACTTTCACGGCGGTGGCTTCGTGGTGGGCAACCTCGACACCCACGACGGTGTGTGTCGTCAGCTCGCGAACGGTGCGGGATGTGCGGTGGTCTCGGTCGACTACCGGCTCGCTCCGGAGCATCGCTTTCCCGCCGCTCCGGAGGACTGCTACGCGGCGACGGCGTGGGTGGCGAAGGAGGGCGCTGCGCTGGGCATCGACACGTCGCGACTCGCCGTGGGAGGCGACAGCGCGGGTGGGAATCTGACGGCGGCCACTACCCTGCTGGCCCGCGAACGGGGCGGCCCGAAGCTGCGGTTCCAGCTGCTGGTCTACCCGGTGACCGACTGCGCATTCGACACCGCGTCCTACGAGGAGAACGCGACCGGGTACTTCCTCACGCGAAGCCTGATGCGTTGGTTCTGGGACCAGTACCTCGCGGAACCGGCCGAGGCCGAACAGGCGATTGCTTCCCCGCTGCGCGCGCAAGACGTGGCCGGACTTCCGCCCGGGATCTGCATCACCGCGGGCTACGATCCGCTGCGCGACGAGGGCGAGGCGTACGCGAAGCGCCTCGTGGACGCGGGAGTGGCCTGCCCCGTGTCGCGCTACGACGGAATGATCCACGGCTTCTTCAGCATGCCCTTCGACGCTTCTCGTCAGGCCCTGCAGGAGGCCGCGAAGGCGCTGCGCGAAGCGCTCGCCTAG
- a CDS encoding Crp/Fnr family transcriptional regulator codes for MASLSDEQKRDLLARVPLFQGFSPKEIDALVPAARAVSAKVREELFHKGDSGSQLYIVIEGRLKALTTSFEGDDVVFSVMGPGEVFGEVALLSESPRTATVRAIDKCQLLVLDRRDFLAFLKRTPDVAVRMLSVLVERLKSASEFVEDVQFLNLPVRLAKKFMHFADRYGKENGSELKIDIKLSQEEWGDLVGATRESINKQMRSWSDEGLIRVDAGYVTLLDPDAIERLAFSTF; via the coding sequence ATGGCCTCTCTCTCCGACGAGCAGAAGCGCGATCTGCTCGCCCGCGTGCCGCTCTTCCAGGGTTTCTCTCCGAAGGAGATCGACGCCCTCGTGCCCGCGGCCCGGGCCGTTTCGGCGAAGGTCCGCGAGGAGCTGTTTCACAAGGGCGATAGCGGCTCCCAGCTCTACATCGTGATCGAGGGACGTCTGAAGGCCCTGACGACGTCGTTCGAGGGAGACGATGTCGTCTTCAGCGTCATGGGACCCGGCGAAGTCTTCGGTGAGGTCGCGTTGCTCTCCGAGAGCCCGCGTACCGCCACGGTGCGCGCGATCGACAAGTGCCAGCTCCTCGTGTTGGACCGCCGTGACTTCCTGGCGTTCCTGAAGCGCACGCCCGACGTCGCGGTTCGCATGCTGTCCGTCCTCGTGGAGCGACTGAAGAGCGCGAGCGAGTTCGTCGAAGACGTGCAGTTTCTCAACCTGCCCGTACGCCTGGCCAAGAAGTTCATGCACTTCGCCGATCGCTACGGCAAGGAGAACGGCAGCGAGTTGAAGATCGACATCAAGCTCTCGCAGGAAGAATGGGGAGATCTGGTGGGCGCGACCCGCGAGAGCATCAACAAGCAGATGCGTAGCTGGAGCGACGAGGGGCTGATCCGCGTCGACGCCGGCTACGTGACCTTGCTCGACCCGGACGCCATCGAGCGACTGGCGTTCTCGACCTTCTGA
- the pgi gene encoding glucose-6-phosphate isomerase, whose amino-acid sequence MSDASAEAWRALESLREHGAGLELSGLFEADPTRGETWVAEGAGWTLDYAKNRIDARGRDALLALARACGVAAHARAMFAGEPINHTEGRAVLHTALRAPRDTDLALEGQRVGEDVHAVLDRFTAFADEVRGGEVKGFSGKRFRNVVNLGIGGSDLGPRMVVEALRGQPSEALDVRFVANVDPNDFALVTRDLDPAETLCIVCSKTFTTLETLANARAARRWIVDALGDEAAVADHFAAVSTNLTAVAEFGIDTDRTFGFWDWVGGRYSLWSSVGLSIALAVGGDAFRSLLAGARAMDEHFRDAPLETNLPVLLALIGVWYRNVLGWESTAVLPYDQRLARLPEFLQQLDMESNGKRVDHDGRPVSQATGPIVWGQAGTNGQHAFFQLLHQGEALVACDFLGFLESGHPQGDQHTQLLANLFAQTEALAFGKSAAEVEAEGTAPGLVPHRTFPGNRPSNLLVAPALTPHSLGALLALYEHKVFVQGVLWRINSFDQWGVELGKQLARRIAEELTGAGAPQHDSSTNAWIERFRRHRQKS is encoded by the coding sequence GTGAGCGACGCCAGCGCGGAAGCCTGGCGCGCCCTGGAGTCACTCCGGGAACACGGCGCCGGGCTCGAGCTAAGCGGCCTCTTCGAGGCCGACCCCACACGCGGCGAAACCTGGGTGGCCGAGGGCGCGGGCTGGACCCTCGACTACGCGAAGAACCGGATCGACGCGCGCGGCCGCGATGCCCTGCTCGCGCTGGCGCGCGCCTGCGGCGTCGCCGCGCACGCCCGCGCGATGTTCGCAGGCGAGCCGATCAACCACACCGAAGGGCGGGCGGTCTTGCACACGGCGCTGCGCGCGCCCCGCGACACCGACCTTGCTCTGGAGGGGCAGCGCGTCGGCGAGGATGTCCACGCCGTCCTGGACCGCTTCACCGCGTTCGCCGACGAGGTCCGTGGAGGCGAGGTGAAGGGCTTCAGCGGGAAGCGCTTCCGGAACGTGGTGAACCTGGGCATCGGCGGATCCGACCTGGGGCCTCGGATGGTCGTCGAGGCATTGCGTGGGCAGCCGAGCGAGGCGCTCGACGTGCGCTTCGTGGCGAACGTCGACCCCAACGACTTCGCCCTCGTGACCCGCGACCTCGATCCGGCCGAGACCCTGTGCATCGTCTGCTCGAAGACGTTCACGACCCTCGAGACGCTCGCCAACGCGCGCGCCGCTCGCCGTTGGATCGTCGATGCCCTGGGCGACGAGGCGGCCGTGGCCGACCACTTCGCCGCCGTGTCGACGAACCTGACGGCCGTCGCCGAGTTCGGGATCGACACCGACCGCACCTTCGGCTTCTGGGACTGGGTGGGCGGGCGCTACTCGCTGTGGTCGTCGGTGGGACTCTCGATCGCGCTCGCCGTCGGCGGAGACGCCTTCCGCTCGCTTCTCGCGGGCGCGCGCGCCATGGACGAGCACTTCCGCGACGCACCGCTCGAGACGAACCTGCCGGTCCTACTCGCGCTGATCGGCGTCTGGTACCGCAACGTCCTCGGCTGGGAGAGCACCGCGGTTCTTCCCTACGACCAGCGCCTCGCGCGACTCCCCGAGTTCCTGCAGCAGCTCGACATGGAGAGCAACGGGAAGCGCGTCGACCACGACGGCCGGCCGGTGTCGCAGGCCACGGGGCCGATCGTCTGGGGCCAGGCGGGCACGAATGGGCAGCACGCCTTTTTCCAGCTGCTCCACCAGGGGGAGGCACTCGTCGCCTGCGACTTCCTCGGGTTTCTGGAGAGCGGCCACCCGCAAGGCGATCAGCACACCCAGCTCCTGGCCAACCTGTTCGCGCAAACCGAAGCCCTCGCCTTCGGAAAGAGCGCCGCCGAGGTCGAAGCCGAGGGCACGGCACCCGGCCTCGTGCCGCACCGCACCTTCCCGGGGAACCGGCCGAGCAACCTCCTGGTGGCCCCGGCCCTCACGCCCCACAGCCTGGGTGCCCTCCTCGCCCTCTACGAGCACAAGGTGTTCGTGCAGGGCGTGCTCTGGCGGATCAACTCCTTCGACCAGTGGGGCGTCGAACTCGGTAAGCAGCTGGCCCGGCGGATCGCCGAAGAGCTGACGGGCGCGGGCGCGCCGCAGCACGACAGCTCGACGAACGCCTGGATCGAGCGTTTCCGCCGACATCGCCAGAAAAGCTAG